The Caulifigura coniformis genome includes a region encoding these proteins:
- a CDS encoding flavin monoamine oxidase family protein, translated as MELTTPRNQESPTTGLSRRDALKTLLSLPLATLPGCSSPPPFTGEIVGASASLGHRVRELAHLDVSRLPASEVDVVIVGGGLAGLSAAWRLQKADRSNVAILEVEPRVGGTAASGRSEVTPYPWGAHYVPTPGPDNPALLEILGELGGVESKNTDGSPVFAEHVLCREPEERVFHNGEWHEGLYPGDGASEDDLAELKRFQAEVDHWVAWRDDQQRRAFTLPLSSCSQHDEVTSLDRITMAAWLDEHGFRSPRLRWLVDYSCRDDYGSTIEQTSAWAGLFYFASRQSLPGTESAPLLTWPQGLGRIADHLASNLGDRIHTSTAALRVERSDAGTLHVVAWSAAENRLVRWTAPHVILAIPQFVVPYIVPALPEARKHACRAFEYGSWLVANVHLKDRPANHGFEPAWDNVFHDSRSLGYVTATHQTGRDHGPTVWTWYLPLSDRPPREARQWLQELTWEQASALVVADLETAHPDIRPLIARIDVMKWGHAMVRAAPGFLWGPHRAQAAAPWDGIHFAGTDLSGIPLCEEAVHHGVRAADEVLKQASGIKA; from the coding sequence ATGGAACTGACGACACCACGAAACCAGGAATCTCCGACGACCGGCCTCTCCCGCCGCGACGCCCTCAAAACGCTCCTGTCCCTTCCTCTCGCAACTCTCCCCGGCTGTTCCTCTCCGCCGCCGTTCACTGGGGAAATCGTCGGTGCATCGGCCTCGCTCGGCCATCGCGTGCGGGAACTCGCACACCTCGATGTCAGCCGCCTCCCCGCCAGCGAAGTCGACGTGGTGATCGTCGGCGGGGGATTGGCCGGCCTTTCGGCCGCGTGGCGACTGCAGAAAGCCGACCGCTCCAATGTCGCAATCCTCGAAGTCGAGCCCCGCGTCGGAGGGACCGCCGCGTCCGGCCGTTCCGAGGTCACCCCCTATCCCTGGGGCGCTCACTACGTGCCGACGCCCGGCCCCGACAACCCGGCCCTCCTCGAAATCCTCGGCGAGCTCGGCGGCGTGGAGTCGAAGAACACCGATGGCTCCCCCGTCTTCGCCGAACACGTCCTCTGCCGCGAACCGGAAGAACGCGTCTTCCACAACGGCGAGTGGCACGAAGGCCTCTATCCCGGCGACGGCGCCAGCGAGGACGACCTGGCCGAGCTGAAACGGTTTCAGGCGGAAGTCGATCACTGGGTCGCCTGGCGCGATGACCAGCAGCGGCGGGCCTTCACCCTCCCCCTGTCAAGTTGCTCGCAACACGACGAGGTGACCTCCCTCGATCGCATCACGATGGCCGCATGGCTCGATGAGCACGGCTTCCGCTCCCCGCGACTCCGCTGGCTCGTCGACTACAGCTGCCGCGACGACTACGGCTCGACAATCGAACAGACCAGCGCCTGGGCCGGCCTCTTCTACTTCGCCAGCCGCCAGTCCCTTCCCGGAACCGAATCAGCCCCGTTGCTCACCTGGCCGCAGGGACTGGGACGCATTGCCGATCATCTCGCATCGAATCTCGGCGATCGCATCCACACCTCGACCGCCGCTCTCCGGGTCGAACGATCAGACGCGGGAACTCTCCACGTCGTCGCCTGGTCCGCCGCCGAGAACCGCCTCGTCCGCTGGACCGCCCCCCACGTCATCCTCGCGATCCCGCAGTTCGTCGTTCCCTACATCGTCCCCGCCTTGCCCGAGGCACGAAAACACGCCTGCCGCGCGTTCGAATACGGTTCATGGCTGGTTGCGAATGTGCACCTGAAGGACCGCCCCGCAAATCACGGCTTCGAGCCCGCCTGGGACAATGTCTTCCACGACAGCCGGTCGCTCGGATATGTCACGGCCACCCACCAGACCGGCCGCGATCACGGCCCGACCGTCTGGACCTGGTATCTGCCCCTCTCCGATCGCCCGCCGCGCGAGGCCCGGCAGTGGCTCCAGGAACTGACCTGGGAGCAGGCGTCCGCCCTCGTCGTGGCCGATCTGGAGACCGCCCATCCCGACATCCGCCCCCTGATCGCACGGATCGACGTCATGAAATGGGGACACGCAATGGTTCGCGCAGCTCCGGGATTTCTCTGGGGACCACATCGCGCACAGGCCGCCGCCCCCTGGGACGGCATCCACTTCGCCGGAACGGACCTCAGCGGAATCCCGCTGTGTGAAGAAGCCGTTCACCACGGAGTCCGCGCGGCCGATGAAGTGTTGAAGCAAGCCTCCGGGATCAAGGCCTGA
- a CDS encoding alpha/beta hydrolase → MKRLTCLLSLFVCGTAVGQTAPVPKAEEKASAAAAKPAAPAAPAPTRRAARQAGRAAAQQKKKPVVLPTPTVADAAYGDHPKQRIHFWKAETTEPAPLLFFVHGGGWRGGDRTSVASLLKPMLSAGISVVSVEYRFVQEAPEVEPPVKAPLHDAARALQFVRSKAAEWNIDKTRIAASGGSAGACTSLWLAFHDDLADPNSADPVARESTRILCAAVNGAQTTLDPAQMKEWTPNSRYGAHAFKITAPADGSKSEFEAFLAKRDEIMPWIKEYSPYHNVTKDDSPVYLNYAAVPNLGQDEKDPTHSANFGVKLQEHCKEIGVDCELVYPGATDVKHPTIAAYLTAKLKK, encoded by the coding sequence ATGAAGCGTCTCACGTGTCTCCTTTCCTTGTTCGTCTGCGGCACGGCGGTCGGGCAGACGGCCCCGGTCCCGAAGGCTGAGGAAAAGGCCTCGGCCGCGGCGGCGAAGCCGGCGGCTCCTGCGGCGCCGGCCCCGACGCGGCGCGCGGCGCGGCAGGCCGGGCGCGCTGCGGCGCAGCAGAAGAAGAAGCCGGTCGTTCTGCCGACGCCCACGGTGGCGGACGCGGCGTATGGGGATCATCCCAAGCAGCGGATCCATTTCTGGAAGGCGGAGACGACCGAGCCGGCGCCGCTGCTGTTCTTCGTGCATGGCGGCGGTTGGCGGGGCGGGGACCGGACGTCCGTCGCCAGCCTGCTGAAGCCGATGCTGAGCGCGGGCATTTCCGTGGTATCCGTGGAGTACCGGTTCGTGCAGGAAGCGCCGGAGGTGGAACCCCCGGTGAAGGCTCCGCTGCACGACGCGGCCCGCGCGCTGCAGTTCGTGCGGAGCAAGGCGGCAGAATGGAACATCGACAAGACGCGGATCGCGGCGTCGGGGGGCTCGGCCGGGGCGTGCACGAGCCTGTGGCTGGCGTTTCATGATGACCTGGCCGATCCGAACAGCGCCGACCCGGTGGCGCGGGAGTCGACGCGGATCCTGTGCGCCGCGGTGAACGGCGCGCAGACGACGCTTGATCCGGCGCAGATGAAGGAGTGGACCCCGAACAGCCGGTATGGGGCTCACGCATTCAAGATCACCGCACCGGCCGACGGATCGAAGAGCGAGTTCGAGGCGTTCCTGGCGAAGCGGGACGAGATCATGCCGTGGATCAAGGAGTACTCGCCTTACCACAACGTCACGAAGGACGATTCGCCGGTGTACCTCAACTACGCGGCCGTTCCGAATCTCGGCCAGGATGAGAAGGACCCGACGCATTCGGCCAACTTCGGCGTGAAGCTTCAGGAGCACTGCAAGGAGATCGGCGTCGATTGCGAGCTGGTGTATCCGGGGGCGACGGATGTGAAGCATCCGACGATTGCGGCTTACCTGACGGCGAAGCTCAAGAAGTAG
- a CDS encoding preprotein translocase subunit SecA, with translation MRLLPRSVDIGRFDHLEELVRRHFGFIPTPPQKLAAAALLEREIVELETGQGKTLTGALAAIELASTGRSVWICTANDYLAQRDADLMRTLFESRGLRVGVVADGTSQAERHREYRADVVYGTLREFGFDFLRSRLAERRGTPHLAALTNRDPFQSALIVDEADSLLIDEAVIPLVLALPADSDDATSHLLHWAAREADHYLAGTHFETRSAGRTIVLTHAGRDRLLTRPAPPECERLSQNDLIDAIERAILVNQRYLRDRHYVLRDDRVQIIDEFTGRTAEGRSWNAGIHQAIEAREGLPLTRETEPAARITVQEFVSRFRHVAGMTGTAAESAHEFHSVYGLRVRTVPPHQRARRTEWPAIVTPSLSSKWRAVADEAATLLRAGRAVLIGTRTVEASEHLSAELHQRGLEHVVLNARYPEREADIIAAAGQPGRITVATNMAGRGTDICLADPVRAAGGLHVVITELNASPRIDRQLIGRCGRQGDPGSWRTILSGEDAILTQAGANSVRGADLGALRRAQQSVDRQQFAARQLLRLTARGRERDMRTLGLDPILDPLDG, from the coding sequence ATGCGGTTGCTGCCACGTTCCGTCGACATCGGTCGCTTCGACCATCTCGAAGAACTCGTGCGCCGTCACTTCGGGTTCATTCCCACACCGCCACAGAAGCTCGCCGCGGCCGCTTTGCTGGAACGCGAGATCGTCGAACTCGAGACGGGCCAGGGCAAGACGCTCACCGGAGCCCTGGCGGCGATCGAACTGGCATCCACGGGCAGGTCCGTCTGGATCTGCACCGCCAACGACTATCTCGCGCAGCGCGACGCCGATCTGATGCGAACCCTTTTCGAGTCGCGAGGCCTGCGGGTCGGCGTGGTTGCTGATGGAACCTCTCAGGCCGAACGACATCGGGAATACCGCGCGGACGTCGTTTACGGGACGTTGCGCGAGTTCGGCTTCGACTTCCTCCGCAGTCGTCTGGCCGAACGCCGCGGCACGCCGCACCTCGCCGCATTGACGAACCGCGATCCCTTTCAGTCCGCCCTGATCGTCGACGAAGCCGACAGCCTTCTCATTGATGAGGCCGTCATCCCTCTGGTTCTCGCTCTGCCGGCCGACAGCGACGACGCCACTTCACACCTCCTTCATTGGGCCGCCCGTGAAGCGGACCACTATCTCGCCGGAACCCACTTTGAGACACGTTCGGCCGGACGCACGATTGTCCTGACGCACGCCGGCCGCGACCGGCTCCTCACGCGTCCCGCTCCGCCCGAATGCGAACGCCTCAGTCAGAACGACCTGATCGACGCCATTGAGCGCGCGATCCTCGTGAACCAGCGCTACCTGCGCGACCGCCACTACGTCCTGCGCGATGACCGTGTGCAGATCATCGATGAATTCACAGGACGAACCGCCGAAGGTCGAAGCTGGAACGCGGGAATCCACCAGGCCATCGAAGCCCGCGAAGGTCTGCCGCTCACCCGCGAAACGGAACCCGCCGCGCGGATCACCGTCCAGGAGTTCGTGAGCCGATTTCGGCATGTCGCCGGGATGACCGGAACCGCCGCCGAATCTGCCCACGAGTTTCATTCCGTCTACGGACTTCGCGTGCGGACCGTTCCGCCGCACCAGAGGGCACGGCGCACGGAATGGCCGGCCATCGTCACTCCCTCGCTCTCCTCGAAATGGCGGGCTGTCGCCGATGAAGCGGCCACCCTCCTCCGTGCAGGCCGGGCCGTGCTGATCGGCACAAGAACGGTCGAAGCCTCGGAGCACCTCTCCGCCGAACTCCATCAACGCGGCCTGGAGCATGTCGTCCTGAACGCCCGATATCCCGAGCGCGAGGCCGACATCATCGCCGCCGCCGGCCAGCCGGGCCGGATCACCGTCGCCACCAACATGGCCGGCCGTGGTACAGATATCTGCCTGGCCGATCCCGTTCGCGCCGCCGGTGGGCTGCATGTCGTCATCACCGAACTCAACGCCTCCCCACGGATCGACCGGCAGCTCATCGGCCGCTGCGGCCGCCAGGGAGACCCGGGCAGCTGGCGGACGATTCTGAGCGGCGAGGATGCGATTCTCACTCAGGCGGGAGCAAACAGCGTCCGGGGAGCGGACCTCGGAGCATTACGCCGGGCGCAGCAGAGTGTTGACAGGCAGCAGTTCGCAGCGCGGCAACTACTGAGACTCACGGCCCGCGGCCGTGAGCGCGACATGCGGACGCTGGGGCTGGATCCGATCCTCGATCCGCTGGACGGGTAA
- a CDS encoding ester cyclase: MGESAVLARRWFEEVWNDRREATIDELTTANSVCHADQGELRGPECFRLQQYAPFVGAFPNLRVTVEDVMESGPQAVVRWSARGTHLGADLGFPPTGRAVDMRGITWMRFENGVLVEGWQSSNLPDVIRSLKG, encoded by the coding sequence ATGGGTGAGTCTGCAGTGCTGGCGCGTCGCTGGTTCGAAGAAGTCTGGAACGACCGCCGAGAGGCGACGATCGACGAACTCACCACGGCAAACAGCGTCTGCCACGCCGACCAGGGTGAACTGCGCGGCCCCGAATGCTTCCGCCTGCAACAGTACGCCCCGTTCGTGGGAGCGTTCCCGAACCTCCGGGTCACCGTGGAAGACGTCATGGAATCGGGACCGCAGGCCGTCGTGCGATGGTCGGCCCGCGGGACGCACCTGGGAGCCGACCTCGGTTTCCCGCCGACTGGACGCGCCGTCGACATGCGGGGGATCACCTGGATGCGCTTCGAAAACGGAGTGCTTGTCGAGGGCTGGCAGTCATCGAATCTGCCCGACGTGATCCGGTCGCTGAAAGGCTGA
- a CDS encoding (Fe-S)-binding protein produces the protein MRVGLFIPCYVDQFYPDVGMATLELLERFDCEVDYPSQQTCCGQPMANTGCWEDARPLAEKFLDLFGSYDAVVCPSGSCTAMVTHHYDHFLEGKPGYEELKHKTYELTQFLTDVLKITSLEGVRFPYRVGLHNSCHGLRELRLGRSSEQMIPAFNKASQLLSLVEGVELVPLSRPDECCGFGGTFAVAEEAVSCMMGMDRVHDHEEHGAQVITAGDMSCLMHLEGLIRRQKKPLAVMHIAQILAGRQPPADA, from the coding sequence ATGCGCGTCGGCCTCTTCATCCCCTGCTATGTCGATCAGTTCTATCCCGATGTCGGCATGGCCACGCTCGAGCTTCTCGAACGCTTCGACTGTGAGGTCGACTATCCCTCGCAGCAGACATGTTGCGGCCAGCCGATGGCCAACACGGGCTGCTGGGAAGACGCCCGTCCGCTGGCCGAGAAGTTCCTCGACCTGTTCGGCTCCTACGATGCGGTCGTCTGTCCCTCCGGCAGCTGCACGGCGATGGTCACCCACCACTACGACCATTTCCTCGAAGGCAAGCCGGGCTATGAAGAACTGAAGCACAAGACGTACGAGCTGACGCAGTTCCTCACGGACGTTCTCAAGATCACGTCACTCGAAGGGGTTCGGTTCCCGTACCGCGTCGGGCTGCACAACAGCTGCCACGGCCTGCGCGAACTGCGACTGGGGCGCTCGAGCGAGCAAATGATTCCGGCCTTCAACAAGGCGTCGCAGCTGCTGTCGCTCGTTGAGGGGGTCGAACTCGTTCCGCTGTCGAGGCCGGATGAGTGCTGCGGCTTCGGCGGGACGTTCGCCGTCGCGGAAGAAGCGGTGTCGTGCATGATGGGGATGGATCGCGTGCACGATCACGAGGAACACGGGGCGCAGGTGATCACGGCCGGCGACATGTCGTGTCTGATGCACCTGGAGGGACTCATCCGCCGCCAGAAGAAGCCGCTGGCCGTAATGCACATCGCGCAGATTCTCGCCGGGCGTCAGCCCCCGGCGGATGCGTGA
- a CDS encoding DinB family protein — protein sequence MNAHDALKITINGGQFVCMAYLADLSDADLMRRAAPGINHINWQVGHLILSDHDHISAILPGSMPPLPEGFARAYSRETAGFDDPASFFHKSVLLEVFHQQRAALLTALDSVSAEGLEQASPDRFQSFAPVWANLFELAGSHWLMHCGQWAVVRRQIGKPPLF from the coding sequence ATGAACGCTCACGACGCCCTGAAAATCACCATCAACGGCGGTCAGTTCGTCTGCATGGCCTATCTGGCCGACCTTTCGGACGCCGACCTGATGCGCCGCGCCGCCCCCGGCATCAACCACATCAACTGGCAGGTCGGCCACCTGATCCTGTCGGACCACGACCACATCAGCGCCATTCTACCGGGTTCGATGCCGCCCCTCCCGGAAGGCTTCGCCCGCGCCTATTCCCGGGAGACGGCCGGCTTCGACGATCCGGCTTCGTTCTTTCACAAGAGCGTCCTCCTCGAAGTCTTCCACCAGCAGCGGGCCGCACTTCTGACGGCGCTCGATTCCGTCAGCGCGGAAGGCCTCGAGCAGGCGTCCCCCGACCGGTTCCAGTCGTTCGCCCCGGTGTGGGCGAACCTGTTCGAGCTGGCCGGTTCCCACTGGCTGATGCATTGCGGACAATGGGCCGTGGTTCGCCGCCAGATCGGCAAACCTCCGCTGTTCTAG
- a CDS encoding phosphoglycerate dehydrogenase, translating into MKPRVRITALSSDEGPHFPLLEAAGFEVLPGLRTRNLWNEDELIAELEGCCAIVAGSEPYTPRVLEACPELRVIARTGVGFDAINLPACDRLGIVVATTPGVNHHAVAEHAMALLLGIARGFPGQDQGVRSGKWIRLAGPRVMGSTIGIVGLGRIGQATATRALGLGMKVIAFEPYPNPDFVKQWGIELASLDELLEKSDYVSLHSPVTSETKHLMNAARFAKMKPNSVLINTARGALVDEAALFDALKSGHLRGAGLDVFEVEPLSLTSPLLTLPNVLLAGHVAGLDIESQEDTLRMSADTIIGLCGGKWPADRIQNLREAGPAWKWTR; encoded by the coding sequence ATGAAGCCTCGCGTGCGTATTACCGCGTTGTCGTCCGATGAAGGGCCGCATTTTCCACTGCTGGAAGCGGCCGGGTTCGAGGTGCTCCCCGGACTGCGCACGCGGAACCTGTGGAATGAAGACGAACTGATCGCGGAGCTCGAAGGCTGCTGTGCGATCGTCGCCGGGTCAGAACCGTATACACCGCGCGTGTTGGAGGCCTGCCCGGAGCTGCGCGTGATCGCACGCACCGGCGTCGGCTTCGACGCCATCAACCTCCCGGCCTGCGACCGCCTGGGCATCGTCGTCGCGACAACCCCCGGTGTGAACCATCACGCCGTCGCCGAGCATGCCATGGCCCTGCTGCTGGGAATCGCACGCGGATTTCCAGGCCAGGACCAGGGAGTCCGCTCCGGGAAATGGATCCGGCTCGCAGGCCCGCGCGTGATGGGAAGCACGATCGGCATCGTCGGCCTGGGACGCATCGGACAGGCGACCGCCACCCGCGCCCTCGGCCTCGGAATGAAAGTCATTGCCTTCGAACCGTACCCCAATCCCGATTTCGTGAAGCAATGGGGAATCGAGCTGGCGTCGCTCGACGAACTGCTCGAAAAGTCGGACTACGTGTCGCTTCACAGCCCGGTGACGTCCGAGACGAAACACCTGATGAATGCGGCCCGCTTCGCGAAAATGAAGCCGAACTCTGTGCTGATCAACACCGCCCGCGGCGCGCTCGTCGATGAAGCGGCCCTATTCGACGCACTGAAATCGGGCCATCTGCGCGGCGCAGGGCTCGACGTTTTCGAAGTCGAGCCGCTGTCGCTGACGAGCCCCCTCCTGACCCTGCCAAACGTGCTGCTCGCCGGCCACGTCGCCGGGCTCGATATCGAGTCGCAGGAAGACACACTGAGAATGTCGGCCGATACGATCATCGGACTGTGCGGCGGAAAATGGCCAGCGGACCGCATCCAGAACCTGCGCGAGGCCGGTCCGGCCTGGAAGTGGACCCGATAG
- a CDS encoding carboxypeptidase-like regulatory domain-containing protein — protein sequence MTTRLRFIAFLLAGLLLESPNAHALITGGEGNQPVRNRPDWPAGAADVANQQSRIAWWEGPPFGGGEWHFEYRGDADALNDALKRLAAIQGQRPRLIIRDGRATSFWLGIRADGKEPPVMDWTFVVWEAANYERLFGTNASRFMARSPNYGKPLPPPELTVYTGNGLDWSKVNVPEGIDVVDERLTAHGYRPEDGAVIEVSVRDLISGAPLKAAELVIERRPAVNPADLSELEVTRAESNAAGQITLKGLPRESLTLKIRRPGYVARTIDYTNTEQNLWKRYDVELAEGHRVSGRVVDDQGKPVANVTVRLTEFLTPKGTPYAWLDSLSAATTDSEGRFVIEAVPAGSARYYAYSDQYVTVGLGEILETSDKSVTLKVSAAGQMKVTVKGAKGPYIVNVAPEGGEKVGSWGGSSQLGEDGACRFTQIPPGRYVVHARPNPGTEAQRTKDVTVDIKPLKTVEVELKAVP from the coding sequence ATGACGACTCGACTTCGATTCATCGCGTTCCTGCTGGCCGGCTTGCTGCTGGAATCGCCGAACGCCCATGCCCTGATCACCGGCGGCGAGGGAAATCAGCCCGTCCGCAATCGCCCCGATTGGCCAGCCGGCGCCGCGGATGTCGCCAACCAGCAGTCGCGGATCGCCTGGTGGGAAGGGCCCCCGTTCGGCGGCGGGGAGTGGCACTTTGAATATCGCGGCGATGCGGACGCGCTGAACGACGCTCTGAAACGGCTCGCCGCCATCCAGGGCCAGCGGCCCCGGCTCATCATTCGTGACGGACGCGCGACAAGTTTCTGGCTCGGCATCAGGGCCGACGGCAAAGAGCCCCCCGTGATGGACTGGACCTTCGTCGTCTGGGAGGCGGCGAACTACGAGCGGCTGTTCGGGACGAACGCCAGCCGATTCATGGCGCGAAGCCCGAACTACGGTAAGCCCCTGCCGCCCCCCGAACTGACCGTCTACACCGGCAACGGACTCGACTGGTCGAAGGTCAACGTCCCGGAGGGGATCGATGTCGTCGATGAACGGCTGACGGCCCACGGGTATCGCCCCGAGGACGGCGCCGTGATCGAAGTGTCGGTTCGCGACCTGATCTCCGGAGCGCCGCTGAAGGCCGCGGAGCTGGTCATCGAACGGCGGCCTGCCGTGAACCCGGCCGATCTGTCCGAACTGGAAGTGACCCGGGCCGAGTCGAATGCGGCCGGCCAGATCACGCTCAAGGGGCTGCCGCGCGAATCTCTCACGCTCAAGATCCGCCGGCCGGGCTATGTCGCGCGAACCATCGACTACACCAACACGGAACAGAATCTCTGGAAGCGCTACGACGTCGAACTGGCCGAAGGCCACCGCGTCTCCGGCCGTGTTGTGGACGACCAGGGCAAGCCGGTCGCCAACGTCACCGTCAGGCTGACCGAGTTTCTGACACCGAAAGGAACCCCGTACGCCTGGTTGGACTCCCTCAGCGCTGCCACGACCGACAGCGAAGGGCGCTTCGTCATCGAAGCCGTTCCGGCCGGCTCCGCCCGGTACTACGCCTATTCCGATCAGTATGTCACCGTCGGCCTGGGTGAGATTCTTGAGACATCCGACAAGTCGGTCACGCTCAAGGTCTCCGCAGCAGGCCAGATGAAAGTCACGGTGAAAGGGGCAAAGGGCCCCTATATCGTAAACGTCGCCCCCGAGGGGGGAGAGAAGGTCGGCTCCTGGGGCGGCTCGTCACAGCTGGGAGAGGACGGCGCCTGCCGGTTCACGCAGATTCCACCCGGACGGTACGTCGTTCACGCCCGCCCCAATCCCGGAACGGAAGCACAGCGGACGAAGGACGTGACGGTCGACATCAAACCGCTGAAGACCGTCGAAGTCGAGCTGAAAGCGGTGCCATAA
- a CDS encoding AAA family ATPase: protein MSEMNLEALRAEAEDFRQTFAESRAEIGKVIVGQDRVVESTLTALFCGGNVLLEGVPGLGKTELVKAMSQVLDLDFRRIQFTPDLMPADIVGTNIMQTDEHGRYRFEFRQGPIFTQLLLADEINRATPKTQSALLETMQEGTVTTSGTIHRLKQPFFVLATQNPLEQEGTYPLPEAQLDRFLFKVEVPFPSNTELNEIVSRTILKTPIALRKLLDSERILQLRETLNKVVVADPIRDFACRLVLATHPHSEYSPAEVKRFIRWGASPRAAQALIKAARVRALSQGRAHVAFDDIRHFADEVLRHRALLNYDGQAEGIQVGALVRKAVEQLPEQAA, encoded by the coding sequence ATGAGCGAAATGAACCTCGAGGCTTTGCGGGCGGAAGCGGAGGATTTTCGACAGACGTTTGCCGAATCGCGGGCGGAAATCGGGAAGGTGATCGTCGGGCAGGACCGGGTCGTTGAATCGACGCTGACCGCGCTGTTCTGTGGCGGAAACGTTCTTCTGGAAGGCGTTCCCGGACTGGGCAAAACGGAACTCGTGAAGGCGATGTCGCAGGTTCTGGACCTCGACTTCCGGCGCATTCAGTTCACGCCCGACCTGATGCCGGCCGACATCGTCGGCACGAACATCATGCAGACGGACGAGCACGGGCGGTATCGGTTCGAGTTCCGCCAGGGCCCGATTTTCACGCAGCTGCTGCTGGCGGACGAAATCAACCGCGCCACGCCGAAGACGCAGTCGGCCCTGCTGGAAACGATGCAGGAAGGGACGGTCACCACTTCGGGGACGATCCACCGTCTCAAGCAGCCGTTCTTCGTTCTGGCGACGCAGAACCCGCTCGAGCAGGAAGGGACGTATCCGCTGCCTGAAGCGCAGCTCGACCGGTTCCTGTTCAAGGTGGAGGTTCCGTTCCCGTCGAACACCGAGCTGAATGAGATTGTCAGCCGGACGATTCTCAAGACGCCGATCGCACTCAGGAAGCTCCTGGACTCCGAGCGGATCCTGCAGCTTCGTGAAACGCTGAACAAGGTGGTCGTGGCGGATCCGATCCGGGATTTCGCGTGCCGGCTCGTGCTGGCGACGCATCCGCATTCGGAATACTCACCGGCGGAAGTGAAGCGGTTCATCCGGTGGGGTGCGTCGCCGCGGGCCGCCCAGGCGCTCATCAAGGCCGCACGGGTCCGAGCTCTCAGCCAGGGGCGGGCGCATGTTGCGTTCGACGATATCCGGCACTTCGCGGATGAAGTGTTGCGACACCGGGCCCTGCTCAACTACGACGGTCAGGCGGAGGGGATCCAGGTGGGGGCTCTGGTTCGGAAGGCAGTCGAGCAGCTTCCGGAACAGGCGGCTTGA
- a CDS encoding PRC-barrel domain-containing protein, protein MLRFLRSAAGVAVALSASAALAQEARTQIQVRQQPEVQTQPRVQQREVQKVPQQTPVADSQQQDDGRSVRATALIGMDLVLEDGNSLGRINDLIIDNQNGQVAYVIVETDQDYRPVPWKAMVMQNGEQQSDNYFVIGMNRDKFMQGPAIQRTEYQTYSAPAQWHTHWQTFQPQVTRFYANVHTRVPADFRRNVNAVNRDINRDLNQADRKLDQGLRKADREIDRAERKADRKID, encoded by the coding sequence ATGCTTCGTTTTCTTCGCTCGGCCGCTGGCGTGGCCGTTGCCCTCTCCGCCTCTGCCGCCCTGGCCCAGGAAGCGCGGACCCAGATCCAGGTCCGGCAGCAGCCTGAAGTGCAGACCCAGCCCCGTGTCCAGCAGCGGGAAGTCCAGAAGGTGCCTCAACAGACGCCTGTCGCCGATTCGCAGCAGCAAGACGATGGCCGCTCCGTGCGAGCCACTGCGCTGATCGGCATGGACCTCGTCCTTGAGGACGGGAACTCCCTTGGCCGGATCAACGACCTGATCATCGACAACCAGAATGGCCAGGTCGCCTATGTGATCGTCGAGACGGACCAGGACTATCGCCCGGTTCCGTGGAAAGCGATGGTCATGCAGAACGGCGAACAGCAATCGGATAATTACTTCGTGATCGGCATGAACCGTGACAAGTTCATGCAGGGTCCGGCGATCCAGCGGACCGAGTATCAGACCTATTCAGCTCCGGCGCAGTGGCATACCCACTGGCAGACCTTCCAGCCGCAGGTGACGCGGTTCTACGCGAACGTCCATACGCGTGTTCCGGCCGACTTCCGCCGGAATGTGAACGCGGTGAATCGCGATATCAACCGCGACCTGAATCAGGCCGATCGCAAGCTTGACCAGGGACTTCGGAAGGCCGATCGTGAAATCGATCGAGCTGAGCGGAAAGCCGATCGCAAGATCGACTGA